From a region of the Citricoccus muralis genome:
- a CDS encoding IS1634 family transposase yields the protein MRVYIRRVKTSSGATAVQIAQKRHGKREILEHLGSAHDEVTLASLEQVAREKIQAGQMAFDLDLHTDDTTTAPAKGVDAGGGLVLHGTRPRVLWEVLEQAYERIGFTGAVNDEVLKQLVLARVIEPTSKLDSLRVLAELNVENVPSYATLKRHLARCVPDNWRDLLSSAAYRFAADGGAVSVCLYDVTTLYFEADEEDELRKSGFSKERRIDPQILVGLLVDRHGFPLELHFFEGNKAETRTMIPVLDAFRDRHQVQDMLVVADAGMLSWANIQALEEAGYQYIVGSRNAKAPMDLAKTFATTGNHFADGQVIETTTELKKGTESSRRRAVWQYRLAREHRDRLAREHRDRRNHTLQVQRAEDIAAGRKAQRKARFLTTGQRKSLTVDYEAAKAAEQLFGLKGYVTNTSMKVLSGAEVVAAYHSLFEVEASFRMAKSDLRARPIFHHTRDAIEAHLTIVFCALAVGRHLQTATGMSLRRIIKTLQPLREGLVEINGTIATIPAALTPEAKEILKTLPEKSGH from the coding sequence TTGAGGGTGTACATCCGGCGGGTGAAGACGAGCTCCGGGGCGACCGCGGTGCAGATCGCGCAGAAGCGCCACGGCAAGCGGGAGATCCTTGAACACCTCGGGTCGGCCCACGACGAGGTGACCCTGGCCTCGCTGGAACAGGTGGCGCGGGAGAAAATCCAGGCCGGGCAGATGGCTTTCGACCTCGACCTGCACACCGATGACACCACCACGGCCCCCGCCAAAGGCGTGGATGCCGGTGGCGGGCTGGTGCTGCACGGGACCCGACCCAGGGTGCTGTGGGAAGTGCTGGAGCAGGCCTACGAGAGGATCGGATTCACCGGCGCCGTGAACGACGAGGTCCTCAAGCAACTGGTGCTGGCCCGGGTGATCGAACCAACCTCGAAGCTGGACTCTCTGCGGGTGTTGGCCGAGCTGAACGTGGAGAACGTGCCTTCCTATGCCACGCTCAAGCGCCATCTGGCCCGCTGCGTTCCTGACAACTGGCGGGACCTGCTCTCCTCGGCGGCCTACCGGTTCGCCGCAGACGGTGGCGCGGTCAGCGTGTGCCTCTACGACGTGACGACCCTGTATTTCGAGGCCGACGAGGAAGACGAACTACGCAAGTCAGGGTTCTCCAAAGAACGCCGGATCGACCCCCAGATCCTCGTCGGACTGCTGGTCGACCGGCACGGGTTCCCGCTGGAGCTGCACTTCTTCGAGGGCAACAAGGCCGAGACCCGGACCATGATCCCCGTGTTGGACGCCTTCCGGGATCGCCACCAGGTGCAGGACATGCTGGTGGTGGCTGATGCCGGCATGCTCTCCTGGGCGAACATCCAGGCCCTGGAGGAGGCCGGATACCAGTACATCGTCGGCTCGAGGAACGCCAAGGCCCCCATGGACCTGGCCAAGACGTTCGCCACGACGGGCAACCACTTCGCCGATGGCCAGGTCATCGAGACCACCACTGAGTTGAAGAAGGGCACCGAGTCCTCACGTCGGCGCGCGGTCTGGCAGTACCGGCTGGCCCGCGAACACCGCGACCGGCTGGCCCGCGAACACCGCGACCGGCGCAACCACACGTTGCAGGTCCAGCGGGCCGAGGACATCGCCGCCGGACGCAAGGCCCAGCGCAAGGCCCGGTTCCTAACCACGGGCCAGCGAAAGTCCCTGACCGTGGACTATGAGGCGGCCAAGGCCGCCGAGCAGCTCTTCGGGCTCAAGGGCTACGTGACCAACACCAGCATGAAGGTACTCTCCGGGGCCGAGGTCGTGGCTGCCTATCACTCACTGTTCGAGGTCGAGGCCTCATTCCGGATGGCCAAATCCGACCTGCGGGCCCGCCCGATCTTCCACCACACCCGGGATGCGATCGAGGCCCACCTGACCATCGTGTTCTGCGCCCTGGCCGTAGGCCGACACCTCCAGACGGCCACCGGAATGAGCCTGCGCCGGATCATCAAGACACTCCAACCCCTCCGAGAGGGCCTGGTCGAGATCAACGGGACCATCGCCACCATCCCCGCAGCCCTCACCCCCGAAGCCAAGGAAATCCTCAAGACCCTGCCTGAAAAATCAGGGCACTAG